Proteins co-encoded in one Bacillus paramycoides genomic window:
- the cydD gene encoding thiol reductant ABC exporter subunit CydD, which translates to MKRKKGLPSYPGSRVLYVVLTLISILEAFSIIAQTVFLARAITFLFQGETVQSVLNETIYFGITFAVRHMLVRVSQILVERFAEKTGSLLRKQLIEAYFTLGPRYVQTAGTGHLVTLSIEGIEKFKTYIELTIPKMIRSSIVPGLIVLYVFTLDIESGIILVVTIPIVIIFMILLGLAAQKMADSQYETYRVLSNHFVDTLKGLETLKYLGKSKQHEGKIEKVSKRYRKATMRTLRVAFLSSFALDFFTSLSIAFVAVGLGIRLIDGTIVLLPALTILILAPEYFLPIKQVGANYHATLDGQLAMEQIEEILQQQKEIGKKESNVDIVWNSSSNLKLQDVKVKNDESEKAILEGIDFTWKGTGAIGVIGESGAGKSTLIDVLAGFLTPSGGKMIVNGVGIDGTTREEWQKNIAYIPQQPYIFPLSLKDNICFYETNTTDEEVERVINEVGLRALVTSLPNGMYEKIGEGGRMLSGGQEQRVAMARALLSKKPIILLDEPTAHLDIETEFEIKQSMLRLFEGKLVFLATHRLHWMKQMDHILILNKGEMIESGTYEELLKNEALHFHRKERG; encoded by the coding sequence ATGAAAAGAAAAAAAGGACTTCCGTCGTATCCTGGTAGCCGAGTTTTATATGTAGTGTTAACACTCATTAGCATTTTAGAAGCTTTTAGTATTATTGCACAAACGGTGTTTTTAGCGAGGGCTATTACGTTTTTATTTCAGGGAGAAACAGTGCAATCTGTGTTAAATGAAACGATTTATTTTGGAATCACGTTTGCAGTACGTCACATGCTAGTTCGAGTATCGCAAATATTAGTGGAACGTTTCGCTGAAAAAACAGGATCGCTACTGAGAAAACAATTAATAGAGGCATATTTCACACTAGGTCCACGATATGTTCAAACTGCTGGAACAGGTCATCTGGTTACCTTATCGATAGAAGGTATTGAGAAATTTAAAACATATATTGAATTAACAATTCCTAAAATGATAAGAAGTAGTATCGTACCGGGACTAATTGTACTATATGTTTTTACGCTAGATATTGAGTCTGGAATCATTTTAGTTGTAACGATTCCTATCGTAATTATATTTATGATCCTACTAGGATTAGCAGCGCAGAAAATGGCGGATAGTCAGTATGAGACATATCGTGTACTTTCTAATCATTTTGTAGATACGTTAAAAGGGTTAGAAACATTAAAGTATTTAGGTAAAAGTAAACAGCACGAAGGAAAGATTGAAAAAGTAAGTAAAAGATATAGAAAAGCAACGATGCGTACTTTGCGAGTTGCTTTTCTTTCTTCTTTTGCATTAGATTTCTTTACGAGTTTATCAATCGCATTTGTGGCGGTTGGATTAGGGATACGTTTAATAGATGGGACAATTGTACTATTGCCAGCCCTTACGATTTTAATTTTAGCTCCGGAATACTTCTTGCCGATTAAACAAGTTGGAGCAAATTATCATGCTACGTTAGATGGACAACTTGCAATGGAGCAAATAGAAGAGATTTTACAGCAACAAAAAGAAATAGGAAAGAAAGAATCTAATGTAGATATAGTATGGAATTCCTCTAGTAACTTGAAATTACAAGATGTAAAAGTAAAGAATGATGAATCTGAAAAAGCTATATTAGAGGGAATTGATTTTACTTGGAAAGGTACTGGCGCTATAGGTGTAATTGGTGAAAGTGGGGCAGGGAAATCGACGTTAATCGATGTATTAGCAGGTTTTTTAACTCCTTCTGGTGGAAAAATGATCGTAAATGGTGTGGGAATTGACGGGACTACTCGTGAAGAGTGGCAAAAGAATATTGCTTATATTCCGCAGCAACCTTATATTTTCCCGCTTTCATTAAAAGATAACATTTGTTTCTATGAAACAAATACAACTGATGAAGAAGTAGAAAGAGTTATTAATGAAGTTGGTCTTCGTGCGCTTGTTACATCGCTTCCAAATGGGATGTACGAAAAAATTGGAGAAGGGGGACGTATGCTTAGTGGCGGACAAGAACAACGTGTCGCTATGGCGCGTGCCCTTTTAAGTAAAAAGCCAATTATTTTATTAGACGAGCCTACGGCACATCTTGATATTGAAACTGAATTTGAAATAAAGCAATCGATGTTACGTCTGTTTGAAGGTAAGTTAGTATTTCTTGCAACACATCGTCTTCACTGGATGAAGCAGATGGATCATATTCTTATTTTAAATAAAGGGGAAATGATAGAAAGTGGAACGTATGAAGAACTTTTAAAGAATGAAGCATTACATTTTCATAGGAAAGAGAGGGGATAG
- the cydC gene encoding thiol reductant ABC exporter subunit CydC → MSNWIKSYIQQNKGRMTVTIFLGLLGVSSGAMLLFISGYLISKSALRPENVMAVYVPIVATRAFSIGQAVFHYLERLVGHDVVLHILEKMRTKLYGIVEPQALFFRSRFQTGDMLGVLSEDIEHLQNLYLRTIFPSILALVVYSIFVVVIGAFDVVFALIAGCMLAIIVFLLPFVSLLLMKQHHVTLKQGRSRLYQQLTDAVFGLSDWQASGRKDEFIHKYVEQNAQLLKTEKRMKRWNHIRDSIIQLVVGIVVISMIIWTGNEAASEQIAPTVIAAFVLMTLSVTNALIPLSDAIDRIPSYVESTHRLNQIEGNDVLQDEKGLHGDKDYAALKHIDIELNHVSYSYPDSNEFVLKEVSLQIKAGKKIAILGRSGTGKSTLLKLLTGALSPLQGEVLLNSEHAHTNLLSKYISVLNQKPHLFDTTIGNNVRIGKPEATDEEIWKALEKAQLASHIATLPDGLQTKMHEMGKRFSGGERQRVAFARTLMQEAPIIVLDEPTIGLDPKTELSLIETMFSATEEKTVIWITHHLVGIEHVDEVIFLDRGKIVMQGSHEQLLKENEKYRKLYELDKGI, encoded by the coding sequence ATGAGTAACTGGATTAAATCTTATATACAGCAAAATAAAGGTAGAATGACTGTAACTATTTTCCTTGGTCTTCTTGGAGTTAGTTCAGGTGCGATGTTACTTTTCATTTCAGGTTATTTAATCTCTAAATCTGCTCTTAGACCAGAAAATGTAATGGCAGTTTATGTACCTATCGTTGCAACACGTGCGTTTAGTATAGGACAAGCGGTATTTCATTATTTAGAGCGTTTAGTTGGACACGATGTTGTATTACACATATTAGAAAAGATGAGAACGAAACTATATGGGATAGTAGAACCACAGGCGTTATTTTTTCGTTCACGATTTCAAACGGGCGATATGTTAGGCGTATTATCCGAAGATATAGAGCATTTGCAAAACCTATATTTACGTACAATATTTCCTAGCATATTAGCATTAGTTGTATATAGCATATTCGTAGTTGTTATTGGTGCATTTGACGTAGTGTTTGCACTTATTGCAGGGTGTATGCTAGCGATTATCGTTTTTCTTCTTCCATTTGTATCATTACTTTTAATGAAGCAACATCATGTTACTTTAAAGCAAGGAAGAAGCCGTTTGTATCAACAACTAACAGACGCTGTTTTTGGATTATCTGATTGGCAAGCAAGTGGTAGAAAAGATGAATTCATTCATAAGTATGTAGAACAAAATGCGCAGTTGTTAAAAACGGAAAAAAGAATGAAGCGCTGGAATCATATTCGAGACAGTATCATTCAATTGGTAGTGGGGATTGTAGTTATTTCAATGATCATATGGACTGGAAATGAGGCGGCAAGTGAACAAATTGCACCTACCGTTATTGCGGCTTTCGTCTTAATGACGTTATCTGTCACTAATGCGTTAATTCCTCTTTCTGATGCTATCGATCGCATTCCATCATATGTAGAATCTACTCATCGTCTAAATCAAATAGAAGGTAATGATGTTTTACAGGATGAAAAGGGTTTACATGGAGATAAAGATTATGCTGCATTAAAACATATAGACATTGAATTAAATCATGTATCGTATAGTTACCCGGATAGTAATGAATTCGTATTGAAAGAAGTATCACTACAAATAAAGGCAGGAAAGAAAATTGCCATTTTAGGAAGAAGCGGAACAGGAAAATCTACTTTGTTAAAATTGTTAACAGGTGCGCTAAGTCCGTTACAGGGTGAAGTTTTATTGAATAGTGAACATGCTCATACGAATCTTTTATCAAAATATATTTCTGTATTGAATCAAAAGCCGCATTTATTCGATACGACAATTGGAAATAATGTGCGAATCGGCAAACCAGAGGCTACGGATGAAGAGATATGGAAAGCTTTAGAGAAAGCACAATTAGCTTCGCATATTGCTACTCTTCCAGATGGATTACAAACAAAAATGCATGAAATGGGAAAAAGGTTTTCTGGCGGGGAGAGACAACGAGTTGCTTTTGCTAGAACGCTAATGCAAGAAGCACCAATCATTGTACTTGATGAGCCGACGATAGGCTTAGATCCAAAGACAGAATTATCTTTAATAGAAACAATGTTTTCTGCAACGGAAGAAAAGACAGTAATTTGGATTACGCACCATCTTGTAGGAATTGAACATGTAGATGAAGTTATATTCCTTGATCGTGGTAAAATTGTGATGCAAGGGAGTCATGAACAACTTCTGAAAGAAAATGAGAAGTATCGAAAGCTTTATGAGTTAGATAAAGGAATATAG